Proteins co-encoded in one Puntigrus tetrazona isolate hp1 chromosome 20, ASM1883169v1, whole genome shotgun sequence genomic window:
- the vrtn gene encoding vertnin yields MIPRTEVVLSVLGELQEATESAGLEALTKVAVEVEQVLAPFHLPSALCSEISSWLGIDAVAHRLYPGDAPTGLLPLVCKGEGNLLFDAASMLLVGSTSLSLELQVRTVVEMLLWKRYYLCGMIDSKVMLQAVRFSLCTEESQDMLNLPIQVLEAIFDADVKASCFPGSFANMWHVYALASVLQCNIYSVYPMYNLKIRPYFNRVIRPRTWLKDVEPLTLHIMWSGDLEAGSVFKPHNFVALIHASDLKIGSPNSEQRMPSVKSLDLLNQESHLSYSNLKDKFNITKSTFYRWKRQSIEYHKKSVARYEAKHFFLTSYKQGKLIPLSQFKQLFPEIPRSTYYAWKQELVSTCSVSGGSTGELSPADSTEQDYWSSPEVQKKPTQGSFASMLAFKCEKLEGERAQNVAMMQEAKKSLQNCIVANTSFPYRIFKRRFPGISRSTYYNWRREAMLFTPFKELSGSSEESSDADKTQSPRSQVSAAKFDRHKLSPRVKISRRKQRSLRLAYHQRKALREEAKMHVGRSKMSFIKFKLKFPSVSSSFYWLWRDSLNRKAKKPVMMSETEKSQSLVVSPDVFEKIKTQRMFSFDGNMDCLNGQTGCSSEFTLPEYSLPDQSSNEQMFVMDVVALANFKAKAKLFLQQRFEEKSFPTFKEFRSYFPLTPRSTYYMWKRALHHGVPLIHG; encoded by the coding sequence ATGATTCCGAGAACAGAGGTGGTGCTCTCGGTCTTGGGGGAGCTGCAGGAGGCCACAGAGAGCGCGGGTCTTGAAGCCCTCACGAAAGTTGCTGTGGAGGTGGAACAGGTCCTGGCCCCTTTCCATCTTCCTTCAGCTCTCTGCTCTGAGATCTCTTCATGGCTGGGCATTGATGCAGTAGCTCACAGACTGTACCCAGGAGATGCACCGACGGGTTTGCTTCCTCTTGTCTGCAAAGGAGAAGGAAACTTGCTGTTCGATGCAGCTAGCATGCTTCTGGTGGGTTCTACGAGCCTGAGTCTGGAGCTGCAGGTCAGAACTGTGGTGGAGATGCTGCTGTGGAAGCGATACTACCTGTGTGGTATGATTGACTCAAAGGTCATGCTGCAGGCAGTTAGGTTTTCCCTCTGCACCGAGGAGTCTCAAGACATGCTCAATCTGCCAATTCAAGTGCTGGAAGCCATCTTCGATGCTGATGTCAAGGCCTCCTGCTTCCCTGGCTCGTTTGCGAACATGTGGCACGTGTATGCTCTGGCGTCTGTCCTGCAGTGCAACATCTATTCGGTTTATCCCATGTACAATTTAAAGATTCGGCCTTATTTCAATCGAGTCATTCGCCCGAGGACGTGGCTGAAAGATGTCGAACCCTTGACCCTTCACATCATGTGGTCGGGCGACTTGGAGGCAGGCTCTGTTTTCAAACCTCACAACTTCGTGGCCTTGATTCATGCGAGCGACCTAAAAATCGGAAGTCCCAACAGCGAGCAGCGAATGCCCTCTGTGAAGTCCCTGGATCTTCTGAATCAGGAGTCCCATCTGTCTTACTCCAACCTCAAAGACAAGTTCAACATCACCAAGAGCACCTTTTACCGCTGGAAGAGGCAAAGCATCGAGTATCACAAAAAATCGGTGGCCAGGTATGAGGCCAAACACTTTTTCCTGACATCCTACAAGCAAGGGAAACTTATCCCCCTCAGCCAGTTCAAACAGCTTTTCCCGGAAATTCCAAGATCCACTTACTACGCGTGGAAGCAAGAGCTTGTGTCCACTTGCAGTGTCTCAGGTGGCTCCACAGGGGAGCTAAGTCCTGCAGACAGCACTGAACAGGACTACTGGTCTTCACCGGAAGTCCAGAAGAAGCCCACCCAAGGGAGCTTTGCTAGCATGTTGGCCTTCAAATGTGAGAAACTGGAAGGGGAACGTGCCCAAAACGTGGCAATGATGCAGGAGGCGAAGAAGAGCTTGCAGAACTGTATTGTTGCAAACACTTCGTTCCCCTACAGGATTTTCAAAAGAAGGTTTCCGGGCATCTCCAGATCCACATACTACAATTGGAGGAGGGAAGCCATGCTGTTTACGCCTTTCAAAGAGCTCTCAGGTAGCAGCGAGGAAAGCTCAGATGCTGATAAAACTCAGAGTCCCAGAAGTCAAGTGTCCGCAGCTAAGTTTGACAGACACAAGCTGTCACCAAGAGTGAAGATCTCCAGACGCAAGCAAAGAAGCCTGAGGCTGGCTTATCACCAGAGGAAAGCATTAAGGGAAGAAGCCAAAATGCATGTTGGGAGGTCAAAGATGTCCTTCATCAAATTCAAGCTCAAGTTTCCTTCAGTTTCCTCCTCTTTCTACTGGCTCTGGAGAGATTCTTTGAACAGGAAAGCCAAGAAGCCGGTCATGATGTCGGAGACGGAGAAATCCCAGAGCTTGGTTGTCTCGCCAGACGTCTTCGAAAAGATAAAAACTCaaagaatgttttcttttgatgGGAACATGGATTGCCTGAATGGACAGACAGGCTGTTCCTCTGAATTTACACTGCCTGAATACTCTCTGCCTGACCAGTCCAGTAACGAACAGATGTTTGTGATGGATGTCGTGGCACTGGCCAATTTCAAGGCCAAAGCAAAGCTGTTCTTGCAACAACGCTTTGAAGAGAAGTCCTTTCCCACATTCAAAGAATTTCGGTCTTACTTTCCTCTCACCCCCCGTTCCACCTACTACATGTGGAAAAGGGCTCTGCATCACGGAGTGCCATTAATTCATGGATGA